From the genome of Delphinus delphis chromosome 8, mDelDel1.2, whole genome shotgun sequence, one region includes:
- the TNNT3 gene encoding troponin T, fast skeletal muscle isoform X1, whose protein sequence is MELQALIDSHFEARKKEEEELVALKERIEKRRAERAEQQRIRAEKERERQNRLAEEKARREEEDAKRKAEDDLKKKKALSSMGVNYSSYLAKADQKRGKKQTAREMKKKVLAERRKPLNIDHLSEEKLTDKAKELWETLYQLETNKFEYAEKLKRQKYEITNLRSRIDQAQKHSKKAGTTAKGKVGGRWK, encoded by the exons ATGGAGTTGCAGGCTCTCATCGACAGCCACTTCGAGGCccggaagaaggaggaagaggagctcGTCGCGCTCAAGGAGAGAATC GAGAAGCGCCGTGCGGAGAGAGCTGAACAGCAGAGGATCCGGGCCGAGAAGGAGAGGGAGCGTCAGAACAGGCTGGCG GAGGAGAAAGCCCGGCGGGAGGAAGAGGACGCCAAGAGGAAGGCCGAGGACGACCTGAAGAAGAAGAAGGCCCTGTCCTCCATGGGCGTCAACTACAGCAGCTACCTGGCCAAG GCTGACCAGAAGAGAGGCAAGAAGCAGACGGCCCGGGAGATGAAGAAGAAAGTCCTGGCCGAGCGGCGGAAGCCCCTCAACATCGACCACCTCAGCGAGGAGAAGCTCAC GGACAAGGCCAAGGAGCTCTGGGAAACCCTGTACCAGCTGGAGACCAACAAGTTTGAGTACGCGGAGAAGCTGAAGCGGCAGAAATACGAA ATTACCAACCTCAGGAGCCGCATCGACCAGGCCCAGAAGCA
- the TNNT3 gene encoding troponin T, fast skeletal muscle isoform X2: MELQALIDSHFEARKKEEEELVALKERIEKRRAERAEQQRIRAEKERERQNRLAEEKARREEEDAKRKAEDDLKKKKALSSMGVNYSSYLAKADQKRGKKQTAREMKKKVLAERRKPLNIDHLSEEKLTDKAKELWETLYQLETNKFEYAEKLKRQKYEIMNVRARVEMLAKFSKKAGTTAKGKVGGRWK, from the exons ATGGAGTTGCAGGCTCTCATCGACAGCCACTTCGAGGCccggaagaaggaggaagaggagctcGTCGCGCTCAAGGAGAGAATC GAGAAGCGCCGTGCGGAGAGAGCTGAACAGCAGAGGATCCGGGCCGAGAAGGAGAGGGAGCGTCAGAACAGGCTGGCG GAGGAGAAAGCCCGGCGGGAGGAAGAGGACGCCAAGAGGAAGGCCGAGGACGACCTGAAGAAGAAGAAGGCCCTGTCCTCCATGGGCGTCAACTACAGCAGCTACCTGGCCAAG GCTGACCAGAAGAGAGGCAAGAAGCAGACGGCCCGGGAGATGAAGAAGAAAGTCCTGGCCGAGCGGCGGAAGCCCCTCAACATCGACCACCTCAGCGAGGAGAAGCTCAC GGACAAGGCCAAGGAGCTCTGGGAAACCCTGTACCAGCTGGAGACCAACAAGTTTGAGTACGCGGAGAAGCTGAAGCGGCAGAAATACGAA ATCATGAACGTCCGGGCCAGAGTGGAGATGCTGGCCAAGTT
- the PRR33 gene encoding proline-rich protein 33, giving the protein MLTSAASVAPEMAGRRPPGPPGPPPPLLPKPGKDNLRLQKLLRKAARKRTSRAGPPAPPGPFRTSLSPVSEAGHDQETPAPRPAEAPRAVATLPCSPHTRVIHHVASPLQRSTFSISLTQLRSLASRSKPTGPRLAAPVPEPAQSPCGFAQVSGPTVRGTHNSQVHFRRAPSPQAGTPAPSPMAPDGGPGDRAQGTAIRPPRAQPLLPVVRIHSPPARAQAASPRHGEPSVPRPAPGFQASGPREASSRVVVSIAPTYRSPGPSPYRPASVAPEAGHREDPAPAGPAAEAEQVSSPREASSPAPPSGTHPCPVPKVAPKPQLSGWTRLKKQLLEEAPFPGPEPSPGHAGLGGAAPTDSAPRPAPASRSSRMWDAVLCRMSVAESRGGQVGPRDGVRAPPGLSRLPFLYWPRFNARKLQEVAAQPPPMRYAIPALSPQPQNFNRSAAGWRPQ; this is encoded by the coding sequence ATGCTCACCTCGGCTGCCTCCGTGGCCCCTGAGATGGCTGGCCGGCGCCCCCCGGGGCCCCCGGGACCCCCCCCACCGCTGCTGCCCAAGCCCGGGAAGGACAACCTGCGTCTGCAGAAGCTCCTGAGGAAGGCAGCCCGGAAGAGGACGAGCAGGGCCGGGCCGCCTGCCCCGCCCGGGCCTTTCCGCACGTCCTTATCCCCCGTGAGCGAGGCCGGCCATGACCAGGAGACCCCGGCCCCGCGGCCCGCGGAGGCGCCGCGGGCGGTGGccaccctgccctgctccccccACACCCGCGTCATCCACCACGTGGCGTCCCCCCTGCAGAGGTCCACGTTCTCCATCAGCCTCACCCAGCTCAGGAGCCTGGCTTCACGCTCCAAGCCCACGGGGCCCCGGCTCGCAGCCCCGGTGCCAGAACCCGCCCAGTCCCCCTGCGGCTTTGCCCAGGTCTCAGGCCCCACCGTGAGGGGCACCCACAACAGCCAGGTGCACTTCCGCCGGGCACCGTCCCCACAGGCCGGGACCCCTGCGCCCTCCCCAATGGCCCCGGATGGTGGGCCTGGCGACCGGGCCCAGGGCACAGCCATCCGCCCTCCCAGGGCTCAGCCCCTGCTGCCTGTGGTCCGCATCCACTCACCGCCCGCCAGGGCCCAGGCTGCCAGCCCTCGGCACGGCGAGCCCTCTGTGCCCAGGCCGGCCCCCGGCTTCCAGGCCTCAGGGCCCAGAGAGGCCAGCAGCCGGGTGGTGGTGTCCATTGCCCCCACCTACCGCTCACCAGGACCCTCGCCTTACAGGCCGGCCTCTGTGGCCCCCGAAGCCGGGCACCGGGAGGACCCCGCCCCGGCCGGCCCTGCCGCTGAGGCTGAGCAGGTCTCCAGCCCCCGAGAGGCCTCATCCCCTGCCCCACCGTCAGGCACCCACCCGTGCCCTGTCCCCAAAGTCGCGCCCAAGCCCCAGCTCAGCGGCTGGACACGCCTCAAGAAGCAGCTGCTGGAAGAGGCCCCCTTCCCGGGGCCAGAGCCGAGCCCGGGGCAcgcggggctgggaggggcagccCCCACTGACTCGGCGCCCCGGCCGGCCCCCGCCTCACGGTCCTCCAGGATGTGGGACGCAGTGCTGTGCCGCATGTCAGTGGCAGAGTCCCGTGGCGGCCAGGTGGGGCCCCGGGATGGGGTGCGCGCCCCGCCTGGCCTCAGCCGCCTGCCCTTCCTTTACTGGCCTCGCTTCAACGCCCGGAAACTGCAGGAGGTGGCCGCCCAGCCCCCTCCCATGCGCTACGCCATCCCGgccctgagcccccagccccagaaCTTCAATCGTTCGGCAGCTGGCTGGAGGCCCCAGTGA
- the LSP1 gene encoding lymphocyte-specific protein 1 isoform X3, producing MSSSALLRRNSSKQGLESLLRLATQWSVEGEEGAARGQREQERAWQLRAQDEGEGGQSLEQLEQEKLLSPKPSEGPELDEDEGFGDWSQKPEERRQHRGAGETVDGGAPPQGESPEGGQEEDRPCQHAFGSQGGDELTPAGVCLEELRLSPDSEPQEGPGTEDTEPNGPEGAVQGSPGLAETEEAEDEQHQRCQQRRTPSPLVLEGTDPGSPPLSPSTKLSDRTESLHRSIQKSNSMKKSQPALPISTIEERLEQYTQAIETSGRTPKLARQPSIELPSMAVASTKSRWETGEVQAQSSAKSPTCKDIVAGDLSKRNLWEQKGGPKASPKLKSTPSAKRYKFVATGHGKYEKVLVDEGSAP from the exons ATGAGCAGCTCTGCGCTCCTGAGAAGGAATTCTAGCAAACAGGGCCTGGAGAGCCTCCTGAG GCTCGCCACTCAGTGGAGCGTGGAAGGAGAGGAGGGTGCCGCCCGGGGGCAGCGCGAGCAGGAGAGGGCCTGGCAGCTTCGGGCCCAGGATGAGGGCGAAGGAGGCCAGTCCCTGGAGCAGCTAGAGCAGGAGAAGCT CCTCAGCCCGAAGCCCTCGGAGGGCCCTGAACTGGACGAGGACGAGGGTTTCGGCGACTGGTCCCAGAAGCCGGAGGAGCGGCGGCAGCACCGCGGGGCTGGGGAGACCGTGGACGGTGGGGCCCCCCCTCAGGGCGAGAGTCCGGagggggggcaggaggaggacag GCCCTGCCAGCACGCCTTTGGGAGCCAGGGTGGCGACGAGCTGACCCCAGCCGGGGTCTGTCTGGAGGAGCTGCGTCTGAGCCCCGACTCAGAGCCCCAGGAGGGGCCGGGAACAGAGGACACAGAGCCCAACGGCCCCGAGGGAGCCgtccagggaagcccagggctggcAGAGACCGAGGAGGCAGAGGATGAACAG CACCAGAGATGCCAGCAGCGCAGGACGCCCAGCCCCTTGGTCTTGGAGGGGACGGACCCGGGCTCGCCTCCCCTGAGCCCCAGCACCAAA CTCAGCGACAGAACTGAGTCCCTGCACCGCTCCATTCAGAAGAG tAACAGCATGAAGAAGtcccagccagccctgcccaTCTCCACGATTGAAGAGAGGCTGGAGCAGTACACGCAGGCCATCGAG ACCTCTGGCCGGACCCCAAAGCTAGCCCGCCAGCCGTCCATCGAGCTGCCCAGCATGGCCGTGGCGAGCACCAAGAGTCGCTGGGAGACGGGAGAGGTGCAGGCTCAGTCCTCCGCCAAGTCCCCCACCTGTAAG GATATTGTCGCTGGAGACCTGAGCAAGAGGAACCTCTGGGAGCAGAAAGGAGGCCCCAAGGCTTCGCCGAAGCTCAAG AGCACCCCGTCTGCCAAGAGGTACAAGTTTGTGGCCACTGGACACGGGAAGTACGAGAAAGTGCTCGTGGACGAGGGCTCGGCGCCCTAG
- the LSP1 gene encoding lymphocyte-specific protein 1 isoform X4, whose protein sequence is MRLELVLCGQPPGPIPRRLATQWSVEGEEGAARGQREQERAWQLRAQDEGEGGQSLEQLEQEKLLSPKPSEGPELDEDEGFGDWSQKPEERRQHRGAGETVDGGAPPQGESPEGGQEEDRPCQHAFGSQGGDELTPAGVCLEELRLSPDSEPQEGPGTEDTEPNGPEGAVQGSPGLAETEEAEDEQHQRCQQRRTPSPLVLEGTDPGSPPLSPSTKLSDRTESLHRSIQKSNSMKKSQPALPISTIEERLEQYTQAIETSGRTPKLARQPSIELPSMAVASTKSRWETGEVQAQSSAKSPTCKDIVAGDLSKRNLWEQKGGPKASPKLKSTPSAKRYKFVATGHGKYEKVLVDEGSAP, encoded by the exons ATGCGGCTGGAGCTGGTGCTGTGCGGTCAGCCCCCGGGTCCCATCCCCCGGAG GCTCGCCACTCAGTGGAGCGTGGAAGGAGAGGAGGGTGCCGCCCGGGGGCAGCGCGAGCAGGAGAGGGCCTGGCAGCTTCGGGCCCAGGATGAGGGCGAAGGAGGCCAGTCCCTGGAGCAGCTAGAGCAGGAGAAGCT CCTCAGCCCGAAGCCCTCGGAGGGCCCTGAACTGGACGAGGACGAGGGTTTCGGCGACTGGTCCCAGAAGCCGGAGGAGCGGCGGCAGCACCGCGGGGCTGGGGAGACCGTGGACGGTGGGGCCCCCCCTCAGGGCGAGAGTCCGGagggggggcaggaggaggacag GCCCTGCCAGCACGCCTTTGGGAGCCAGGGTGGCGACGAGCTGACCCCAGCCGGGGTCTGTCTGGAGGAGCTGCGTCTGAGCCCCGACTCAGAGCCCCAGGAGGGGCCGGGAACAGAGGACACAGAGCCCAACGGCCCCGAGGGAGCCgtccagggaagcccagggctggcAGAGACCGAGGAGGCAGAGGATGAACAG CACCAGAGATGCCAGCAGCGCAGGACGCCCAGCCCCTTGGTCTTGGAGGGGACGGACCCGGGCTCGCCTCCCCTGAGCCCCAGCACCAAA CTCAGCGACAGAACTGAGTCCCTGCACCGCTCCATTCAGAAGAG tAACAGCATGAAGAAGtcccagccagccctgcccaTCTCCACGATTGAAGAGAGGCTGGAGCAGTACACGCAGGCCATCGAG ACCTCTGGCCGGACCCCAAAGCTAGCCCGCCAGCCGTCCATCGAGCTGCCCAGCATGGCCGTGGCGAGCACCAAGAGTCGCTGGGAGACGGGAGAGGTGCAGGCTCAGTCCTCCGCCAAGTCCCCCACCTGTAAG GATATTGTCGCTGGAGACCTGAGCAAGAGGAACCTCTGGGAGCAGAAAGGAGGCCCCAAGGCTTCGCCGAAGCTCAAG AGCACCCCGTCTGCCAAGAGGTACAAGTTTGTGGCCACTGGACACGGGAAGTACGAGAAAGTGCTCGTGGACGAGGGCTCGGCGCCCTAG
- the LSP1 gene encoding lymphocyte-specific protein 1 isoform X1 translates to MRLELVLCGQPPGPIPRRSARVMQLATQWSVEGEEGAARGQREQERAWQLRAQDEGEGGQSLEQLEQEKLLSPKPSEGPELDEDEGFGDWSQKPEERRQHRGAGETVDGGAPPQGESPEGGQEEDRPCQHAFGSQGGDELTPAGVCLEELRLSPDSEPQEGPGTEDTEPNGPEGAVQGSPGLAETEEAEDEQHQRCQQRRTPSPLVLEGTDPGSPPLSPSTKLSDRTESLHRSIQKSNSMKKSQPALPISTIEERLEQYTQAIETSGRTPKLARQPSIELPSMAVASTKSRWETGEVQAQSSAKSPTCKDIVAGDLSKRNLWEQKGGPKASPKLKSTPSAKRYKFVATGHGKYEKVLVDEGSAP, encoded by the exons ATGCGGCTGGAGCTGGTGCTGTGCGGTCAGCCCCCGGGTCCCATCCCCCGGAGGTCGGCCCGGGTGATGCA GCTCGCCACTCAGTGGAGCGTGGAAGGAGAGGAGGGTGCCGCCCGGGGGCAGCGCGAGCAGGAGAGGGCCTGGCAGCTTCGGGCCCAGGATGAGGGCGAAGGAGGCCAGTCCCTGGAGCAGCTAGAGCAGGAGAAGCT CCTCAGCCCGAAGCCCTCGGAGGGCCCTGAACTGGACGAGGACGAGGGTTTCGGCGACTGGTCCCAGAAGCCGGAGGAGCGGCGGCAGCACCGCGGGGCTGGGGAGACCGTGGACGGTGGGGCCCCCCCTCAGGGCGAGAGTCCGGagggggggcaggaggaggacag GCCCTGCCAGCACGCCTTTGGGAGCCAGGGTGGCGACGAGCTGACCCCAGCCGGGGTCTGTCTGGAGGAGCTGCGTCTGAGCCCCGACTCAGAGCCCCAGGAGGGGCCGGGAACAGAGGACACAGAGCCCAACGGCCCCGAGGGAGCCgtccagggaagcccagggctggcAGAGACCGAGGAGGCAGAGGATGAACAG CACCAGAGATGCCAGCAGCGCAGGACGCCCAGCCCCTTGGTCTTGGAGGGGACGGACCCGGGCTCGCCTCCCCTGAGCCCCAGCACCAAA CTCAGCGACAGAACTGAGTCCCTGCACCGCTCCATTCAGAAGAG tAACAGCATGAAGAAGtcccagccagccctgcccaTCTCCACGATTGAAGAGAGGCTGGAGCAGTACACGCAGGCCATCGAG ACCTCTGGCCGGACCCCAAAGCTAGCCCGCCAGCCGTCCATCGAGCTGCCCAGCATGGCCGTGGCGAGCACCAAGAGTCGCTGGGAGACGGGAGAGGTGCAGGCTCAGTCCTCCGCCAAGTCCCCCACCTGTAAG GATATTGTCGCTGGAGACCTGAGCAAGAGGAACCTCTGGGAGCAGAAAGGAGGCCCCAAGGCTTCGCCGAAGCTCAAG AGCACCCCGTCTGCCAAGAGGTACAAGTTTGTGGCCACTGGACACGGGAAGTACGAGAAAGTGCTCGTGGACGAGGGCTCGGCGCCCTAG
- the LSP1 gene encoding lymphocyte-specific protein 1 isoform X2, with protein sequence MAMAEAPSHPGSEELLVEEGTGLATQWSVEGEEGAARGQREQERAWQLRAQDEGEGGQSLEQLEQEKLLSPKPSEGPELDEDEGFGDWSQKPEERRQHRGAGETVDGGAPPQGESPEGGQEEDRPCQHAFGSQGGDELTPAGVCLEELRLSPDSEPQEGPGTEDTEPNGPEGAVQGSPGLAETEEAEDEQHQRCQQRRTPSPLVLEGTDPGSPPLSPSTKLSDRTESLHRSIQKSNSMKKSQPALPISTIEERLEQYTQAIETSGRTPKLARQPSIELPSMAVASTKSRWETGEVQAQSSAKSPTCKDIVAGDLSKRNLWEQKGGPKASPKLKSTPSAKRYKFVATGHGKYEKVLVDEGSAP encoded by the exons GCTCGCCACTCAGTGGAGCGTGGAAGGAGAGGAGGGTGCCGCCCGGGGGCAGCGCGAGCAGGAGAGGGCCTGGCAGCTTCGGGCCCAGGATGAGGGCGAAGGAGGCCAGTCCCTGGAGCAGCTAGAGCAGGAGAAGCT CCTCAGCCCGAAGCCCTCGGAGGGCCCTGAACTGGACGAGGACGAGGGTTTCGGCGACTGGTCCCAGAAGCCGGAGGAGCGGCGGCAGCACCGCGGGGCTGGGGAGACCGTGGACGGTGGGGCCCCCCCTCAGGGCGAGAGTCCGGagggggggcaggaggaggacag GCCCTGCCAGCACGCCTTTGGGAGCCAGGGTGGCGACGAGCTGACCCCAGCCGGGGTCTGTCTGGAGGAGCTGCGTCTGAGCCCCGACTCAGAGCCCCAGGAGGGGCCGGGAACAGAGGACACAGAGCCCAACGGCCCCGAGGGAGCCgtccagggaagcccagggctggcAGAGACCGAGGAGGCAGAGGATGAACAG CACCAGAGATGCCAGCAGCGCAGGACGCCCAGCCCCTTGGTCTTGGAGGGGACGGACCCGGGCTCGCCTCCCCTGAGCCCCAGCACCAAA CTCAGCGACAGAACTGAGTCCCTGCACCGCTCCATTCAGAAGAG tAACAGCATGAAGAAGtcccagccagccctgcccaTCTCCACGATTGAAGAGAGGCTGGAGCAGTACACGCAGGCCATCGAG ACCTCTGGCCGGACCCCAAAGCTAGCCCGCCAGCCGTCCATCGAGCTGCCCAGCATGGCCGTGGCGAGCACCAAGAGTCGCTGGGAGACGGGAGAGGTGCAGGCTCAGTCCTCCGCCAAGTCCCCCACCTGTAAG GATATTGTCGCTGGAGACCTGAGCAAGAGGAACCTCTGGGAGCAGAAAGGAGGCCCCAAGGCTTCGCCGAAGCTCAAG AGCACCCCGTCTGCCAAGAGGTACAAGTTTGTGGCCACTGGACACGGGAAGTACGAGAAAGTGCTCGTGGACGAGGGCTCGGCGCCCTAG